The genomic DNA TTGATAAAAATATCCGTCGCTGCCCGTTGGGGTTGCTTAGAAAGAAATTGGTGAAACCCTCGCCAGCGATCGCGTGCAACCAGCGAAGACAAAGTGGCCCCAGTCATCAACGCAATAACGTCAGAGTCGGCAGCTGGTGTTGTGAAGGCTCTGCCCATTACGTCAGCTCTCCTTGGACTGAAAACGCATCGCCCGCTGATCCTTGGGAATTAGGGCGGCGAAAACTTCATTAGCATCCAGATTTGCCTTGGCGAAAGAGTCGCGTGCATCGATGAGTGAGGGGCCGCAGTGACGGATAACCGTTGTCTCAAGTCGGAGAATTCTCTTCTTCTCTGTTCCCTCCCCGGTAGTTGCCGTCGTCAGCGAAACTTGCAAAGGATGACCTTCACGACTCTCCTTGAAATGCATTAAAACGTTGGGAGACTCAGTTTTCGCAACCTGCAGGATGGCATTCAGCCCTGGGAACATTTCAGTCATATCGCGCTTATCAATCCAGTCGCGGCCTTCAACAAAATGGTCGATCTTGCCAAGCTCGATAGCTGCCGGTGTTGGTGCAGTCTGGAATTCCCGTTCGCAAAATTGTGAAAACTCCGTATATTCTGCGATTACGCGCTCCTGGAGCCCTCCCTGCGCCGAGAATCTTGGGTATATCTCTGAGCGCAAGCGCCAGTTGAGGTAGAAACGGTCGTGTTGTATCTGGATGACGTATGAGTCATCCCGGGAAATCAGCCATGTGCGAAGTCGAGGGAGACCCGTCCCAATCGATACCTGTTGCGGGACTGCGGGAGCGAAGACGGCTGGATGGAGCTGACGTTTGGGAAATTCATCG from Vicinamibacteria bacterium includes the following:
- a CDS encoding TIGR04255 family protein, whose amino-acid sequence is MSKSSVLEKLRKPPIAEVVCGIYFDEITELDPVAVGAYWGHRRDEFPKRQLHPAVFAPAVPQQVSIGTGLPRLRTWLISRDDSYVIQIQHDRFYLNWRLRSEIYPRFSAQGGLQERVIAEYTEFSQFCEREFQTAPTPAAIELGKIDHFVEGRDWIDKRDMTEMFPGLNAILQVAKTESPNVLMHFKESREGHPLQVSLTTATTGEGTEKKRILRLETTVIRHCGPSLIDARDSFAKANLDANEVFAALIPKDQRAMRFQSKES